In Halobaculum sp. XH14, a single genomic region encodes these proteins:
- a CDS encoding PGF-CTERM sorting domain-containing protein codes for MFRSYPDERSQQDERQERLIADGTATAEVYVMSAAESGSESGGELATDVVTYGEDTTVEVTERSEGTVEMTVERSKEQGKVLITSVSEEAISSAEDVQVTVDGEAAARASSYGELESAANGGDTSKFLVQQSSSAEASADVLVAVNHFSSREVAMSEGGNGSDTGSGGDGSSDGGSGDGSTTTGPGLGVTAGVLALLSVALLARRRV; via the coding sequence GTGTTCCGGTCGTACCCCGACGAGCGATCCCAGCAGGACGAGCGGCAGGAACGGCTCATCGCGGACGGGACGGCGACCGCGGAGGTCTACGTCATGAGCGCCGCGGAGTCGGGGAGCGAGAGCGGCGGCGAACTCGCGACCGACGTCGTCACGTACGGCGAGGACACGACCGTCGAGGTGACCGAGCGGAGCGAGGGCACCGTCGAGATGACCGTCGAGCGCTCAAAGGAGCAGGGGAAGGTCCTCATCACCTCGGTCTCGGAGGAGGCGATCAGTTCGGCCGAGGACGTGCAGGTGACCGTCGACGGTGAGGCGGCCGCGCGGGCGTCCTCCTACGGCGAACTCGAGAGCGCCGCGAACGGCGGCGACACCTCGAAGTTCCTCGTCCAGCAGTCCTCGAGCGCCGAGGCGAGCGCGGACGTGCTCGTCGCGGTGAACCACTTCTCGAGCCGCGAGGTCGCCATGAGCGAGGGCGGCAACGGGAGCGATACCGGAAGCGGCGGTGACGGCAGCAGTGACGGCGGCAGCGGCGATGGCTCGACCACGACCGGGCCGGGTCTCGGCGTCACGGCCGGCGTGCTCGCCCTGCTGAGCGTCGCGCTGCTCGCGCGTCGCCGGGTCTGA
- a CDS encoding acyl-CoA dehydrogenase family protein, whose translation MDPIDYAQLEDGSHCNYWALDPTLRRAAERAYPDDEFDWAESRLSAFGSVVGHTVADNADAVDERGIDLHTYDRNGDLANDVRYPRELLESERLAYEHGTVADAFRAPADREEPVGLVHTLTMQALLSHADAGLTCPVSMTAGAALVLGNHDDGHLDGYLDGLTAREGDERIEGAMFLTEKQGGSDVGAAETVAERVEGREYELTGEKWFCSNVDAQGTLVLARRPDAPEGTAGLSLFLVPHELPDGRLNDQTYRRLKDKLGTISVPTGEVELQGATGYLVGEPEEGFRYMTTMLNWERVTNATGAVGIIGRGLLEAKVHAANREAFGKRLDELPLMRRDLAALSVEYEAVVAVTMEAARWLDRYERDRGDEEAFKLMRVLAPLSKHHTARAAVDCSSDAMEILGGDGYVREFVTHRLLRDAQVLPIWEGTSNVLSLDLLRAFDRADAAPTFLTFCRERLDEATHPALAAAVEEAETRHEALQSALFSLADADEADAQHGAKELSRLCYDVLAASLLLAGAQAEIDERGDARLAAVARWFVRDRFESPADRGVSDSEAVSREAFDAIVRHAGLDPESLTDGGEDGDGGDD comes from the coding sequence ATGGACCCCATCGACTACGCCCAGCTCGAGGACGGCAGCCACTGCAACTACTGGGCGCTCGACCCGACCCTCCGGCGGGCCGCCGAACGCGCCTACCCGGACGACGAGTTCGACTGGGCCGAGTCCCGCCTCTCGGCGTTCGGGTCGGTCGTCGGCCACACCGTCGCTGACAACGCCGACGCGGTCGACGAGCGCGGAATCGACCTGCACACGTACGACCGGAACGGCGACCTGGCGAACGACGTGCGCTACCCCCGAGAACTCCTGGAGAGCGAGCGGCTGGCCTACGAACACGGCACCGTCGCCGACGCGTTCCGCGCCCCGGCCGACCGGGAGGAGCCGGTCGGGCTCGTCCACACGTTGACGATGCAAGCACTGCTCTCCCATGCGGACGCCGGGCTCACCTGCCCGGTGTCGATGACCGCCGGCGCGGCGCTCGTGCTCGGGAACCACGACGACGGCCACCTCGACGGCTATCTCGACGGGCTCACGGCCCGCGAGGGCGACGAGCGCATCGAGGGCGCGATGTTCCTCACCGAGAAGCAGGGCGGCAGCGACGTCGGCGCGGCCGAGACCGTCGCCGAACGCGTCGAGGGTCGGGAGTACGAACTGACCGGCGAGAAGTGGTTCTGCTCGAACGTCGACGCGCAGGGGACGCTCGTGCTCGCCCGCCGGCCCGACGCGCCCGAGGGCACCGCCGGGCTGTCGCTGTTTCTCGTCCCGCACGAACTGCCCGACGGGCGCCTGAACGACCAGACGTACCGCCGGCTGAAGGACAAGCTCGGCACGATCAGCGTCCCGACCGGCGAGGTCGAACTGCAGGGGGCGACGGGGTATCTCGTCGGCGAGCCGGAGGAGGGGTTCCGGTACATGACGACGATGCTGAACTGGGAGCGGGTAACCAACGCCACCGGCGCGGTGGGCATCATCGGCCGCGGGCTGCTGGAGGCGAAGGTCCACGCCGCCAACCGCGAGGCGTTCGGGAAGCGGCTCGACGAACTCCCGCTGATGCGGCGCGATCTGGCGGCGTTGAGCGTCGAGTACGAGGCGGTCGTCGCGGTGACGATGGAGGCCGCCCGCTGGCTCGACCGCTACGAGCGCGACCGCGGCGACGAGGAGGCGTTCAAGCTGATGCGGGTGCTCGCCCCACTGTCGAAACACCACACCGCCCGCGCCGCGGTCGACTGTTCCTCGGACGCGATGGAGATCCTGGGCGGGGACGGCTACGTCCGGGAGTTCGTCACCCACCGTCTGCTCCGGGACGCGCAGGTGCTCCCCATCTGGGAGGGCACCTCGAACGTGCTCTCGCTCGATCTGCTCCGGGCGTTCGACCGGGCCGACGCCGCGCCGACGTTTCTCACCTTCTGTCGCGAGCGACTCGACGAGGCGACCCACCCCGCGCTGGCGGCGGCAGTCGAGGAGGCAGAGACGCGCCACGAGGCGCTCCAGTCGGCCCTGTTCTCGCTCGCCGATGCGGACGAGGCGGACGCACAGCACGGGGCCAAGGAGCTCTCGCGGCTCTGCTACGACGTGCTCGCCGCGAGCCTCCTCCTCGCCGGCGCGCAGGCCGAGATCGACGAGCGCGGGGACGCGCGGCTGGCCGCCGTCGCGCGGTGGTTCGTCCGCGATCGGTTCGAATCGCCCGCCGACCGGGGCGTCTCCGATTCCGAGGCCGTCTCCCGGGAGGCGTTCGACGCGATCGTTCGCCACGCGGGGCTGGATCCCGAGTCACTGACGGACGGTGGCGAGGACGGCGACGGTGGCGACGACTGA
- a CDS encoding hydroxyacid-oxoacid transhydrogenase: MSYERSVSASPHELAPETVWNVEIPQLRVGPGAVEEIGTQLDSVGADADARGLIVTDETLVDLGHAGRVADHVEAAGYDVDVYDGTEREPSIRDVEGCISFVREEMGADGYDFYVGLGGGSCLDTAKTTRSVVANGGEILDYVAEPTGEGEALTDHGPPLVLVPTTAGTGSEISPVAILSVEEKEIKEGISSANVRADAALLDPTLTTTLPPELTAKTAMDALGHAIEGYTTHAFDELLRPEDPADRPVYAGRTGFTEMFSERAISLLSGNVRRVVNNGDDLEARGAMLKGALYGAIAGLTAGASLCHAMAYPVGNRYHTFHGETIAVLTPASTLGYNVASDPERFARVAELLGANTDGMGTREAADEAREEFVRLQRDLNVLPSGLHELADVTEEEIDWLAGQTVDTQQRLLRCNPRPVTKADVADIFRESLHNWE; the protein is encoded by the coding sequence GTGAGCTACGAGCGATCGGTCTCGGCAAGCCCGCACGAACTCGCGCCCGAGACCGTCTGGAACGTCGAGATCCCGCAGCTTCGGGTCGGCCCCGGCGCGGTCGAGGAGATCGGCACACAGCTCGACTCCGTGGGGGCCGACGCGGACGCACGGGGGCTGATCGTCACCGACGAGACGCTCGTCGACCTCGGCCACGCGGGCCGGGTCGCTGACCACGTCGAGGCTGCCGGCTACGACGTGGACGTGTACGACGGTACGGAGCGGGAGCCGTCGATCCGGGACGTCGAGGGCTGCATCTCGTTCGTCCGCGAGGAGATGGGCGCGGACGGCTACGACTTCTACGTCGGCCTCGGCGGCGGGAGCTGTCTCGACACCGCGAAGACGACCCGGTCGGTCGTCGCCAACGGCGGCGAGATCCTGGACTACGTCGCCGAGCCGACCGGCGAGGGGGAGGCGCTGACCGACCACGGCCCGCCGCTGGTGCTGGTGCCGACGACCGCCGGAACCGGCTCCGAGATCTCGCCGGTCGCCATCCTCTCGGTCGAGGAGAAGGAGATCAAGGAGGGCATCTCCAGCGCGAACGTCCGCGCCGACGCCGCGCTGCTCGACCCGACGCTCACGACGACGCTGCCGCCCGAACTCACCGCGAAGACGGCGATGGACGCGCTCGGGCACGCCATCGAGGGGTACACGACACACGCCTTCGACGAACTCCTGCGTCCGGAGGACCCCGCGGACCGCCCGGTGTACGCCGGCCGGACGGGCTTCACCGAGATGTTCAGCGAACGGGCGATCTCGCTCCTCTCGGGCAACGTCCGGCGCGTCGTCAACAACGGCGACGACCTCGAGGCCCGGGGCGCGATGTTGAAGGGCGCGCTGTACGGCGCCATCGCCGGCCTGACGGCGGGCGCGAGCCTCTGTCACGCGATGGCGTACCCCGTCGGCAACCGGTACCACACGTTCCACGGCGAGACCATCGCCGTGCTCACCCCGGCGAGCACGCTCGGCTACAACGTCGCCAGCGACCCCGAGCGGTTCGCGCGGGTGGCCGAGCTGCTCGGGGCGAACACGGACGGGATGGGGACCCGCGAGGCGGCCGACGAGGCCCGCGAGGAGTTCGTGCGCCTCCAGCGCGACCTGAACGTCCTGCCGAGCGGCCTGCACGAACTTGCCGACGTGACCGAGGAGGAGATCGACTGGCTGGCGGGCCAGACGGTCGACACCCAACAGCGCCTGCTCCGCTGTAACCCCCGGCCGGTGACGAAGGCGGACGTGGCGGACATCTTCCGGGAGTCGCTGCACAACTGGGAGTGA
- a CDS encoding cation:proton antiporter, producing MVAGDGTLIALVAAIIGVGVIAQILSDRFQVPSIIFLLGAGIALGPEGLGAITSESFGDALPAIVGLSVAVIVFEGAFHLRVEKLREAPRETLRLVTLGAAIAFVGTTLTVRYALGTSWGIAGLIGALLVATGPTVVTPILEVVPVRDRVEAALETEGIVNDVTAAILAVVIFEAILAGTTAPGALLTLFVERLGTGVVIGGLVAAVVFYVLRYVDLSPGNAPRNARLLVLAGALVSYGAADFIVREAGIAAVATAGILLGNMDIPYEEDVTDFKGDVTLLVLSFVFIALAALLRFEDLVLLGWGGVAVVLAVVFLIRPALVFLSSVGDRFSRQEKLFMSFVGPRGIIPASVSTLFAVELTARGMTEAANVLVGTVFLVILATVVLEGGFARRIAETLDVIPMRVLIIGGGTVGRTLATRLEDRGENVVIIDNDETQVQTARNEGHTVHVGDGTDTGVLQSAGGDNAKVVVAATGDDDVNLLVSQLAASKFEPETILARANNPENVEAFEELGVRTVASTIATAQAMDNYIERPALANWMGEIGRSGDVQEIEVTAEEYAGRTIRDIGPDLPGGSIIALVARDGEAVVPSADFTIQTGDRVTLIGNREDVRDTMRQFDPN from the coding sequence ATAGTGGCAGGCGACGGGACGCTCATCGCGCTGGTCGCCGCCATCATCGGCGTCGGCGTGATCGCACAGATCCTCTCCGACCGCTTTCAGGTGCCGAGCATCATCTTCCTGCTGGGGGCGGGCATCGCGCTCGGTCCCGAGGGGCTCGGCGCCATCACCTCGGAGTCGTTCGGCGACGCGCTGCCGGCCATCGTCGGGCTCTCGGTCGCGGTCATCGTCTTCGAGGGGGCGTTCCACCTCCGGGTGGAGAAGCTCCGGGAGGCACCCCGCGAGACGCTCCGGCTCGTCACCCTGGGCGCGGCCATCGCGTTCGTCGGGACGACCCTGACGGTCCGGTACGCGCTGGGGACCTCCTGGGGCATCGCGGGGCTCATCGGCGCGCTGCTCGTCGCGACCGGCCCGACGGTCGTCACGCCCATCCTCGAGGTCGTCCCGGTCAGGGACCGGGTGGAGGCGGCCCTGGAGACCGAGGGGATCGTCAACGACGTGACCGCGGCGATCCTCGCGGTCGTCATCTTCGAGGCGATCCTCGCCGGCACCACCGCCCCGGGCGCGCTGTTGACGCTGTTCGTCGAACGCCTCGGCACCGGGGTCGTCATCGGCGGCCTGGTCGCGGCGGTCGTGTTCTACGTCCTCCGCTACGTCGACCTCTCGCCGGGGAACGCCCCCCGGAACGCCCGGCTGCTCGTGCTCGCTGGCGCGCTGGTGTCGTACGGCGCGGCCGACTTCATCGTGCGCGAGGCCGGCATCGCGGCGGTCGCCACCGCCGGCATCCTGCTCGGGAACATGGACATCCCGTACGAGGAGGACGTCACCGACTTCAAGGGCGACGTGACGCTGCTGGTGCTCTCGTTCGTGTTCATCGCGCTGGCGGCGCTGCTGCGGTTCGAAGACCTGGTCCTGCTCGGGTGGGGCGGCGTCGCCGTCGTCCTCGCGGTCGTGTTCCTCATCCGCCCGGCGCTCGTGTTCCTCTCGTCGGTCGGCGACCGCTTCTCGCGCCAGGAGAAGCTGTTCATGTCGTTCGTCGGCCCGCGGGGAATCATTCCGGCGTCGGTCTCGACGCTGTTCGCGGTCGAACTCACCGCTCGGGGGATGACCGAGGCGGCGAACGTCCTCGTCGGGACGGTGTTCCTCGTCATCCTGGCGACGGTCGTCCTGGAGGGCGGGTTCGCCCGCCGCATCGCGGAGACGCTTGACGTGATACCAATGCGTGTACTCATCATCGGGGGCGGCACCGTGGGGCGCACCCTCGCCACCCGCCTCGAAGACCGGGGAGAGAACGTCGTCATCATCGACAACGACGAGACACAGGTGCAGACGGCCCGCAACGAGGGCCACACCGTCCACGTGGGCGACGGCACGGACACGGGCGTCCTCCAGTCGGCCGGCGGCGACAACGCGAAGGTCGTCGTCGCCGCGACCGGGGACGACGACGTGAACCTGCTCGTCTCCCAGCTCGCGGCCTCGAAGTTCGAGCCCGAGACCATCCTCGCGCGGGCGAACAACCCCGAGAACGTCGAGGCGTTCGAGGAACTGGGCGTCCGGACGGTCGCCTCGACCATCGCGACCGCCCAGGCGATGGACAACTACATCGAGCGCCCGGCGCTGGCCAACTGGATGGGCGAGATCGGCCGCTCGGGCGACGTCCAGGAAATCGAGGTGACCGCCGAGGAGTACGCGGGCCGGACGATCCGCGACATCGGCCCGGACCTGCCCGGCGGGAGCATCATCGCGCTGGTCGCCCGCGACGGCGAGGCGGTCGTCCCGAGCGCCGACTTCACGATCCAGACCGGCGACCGCGTCACGCTCATCGGCAACCGCGAGGACGTGCGCGACACGATGCGCCAGTTCGACCCGAACTGA
- a CDS encoding thiamine pyrophosphate-dependent dehydrogenase E1 component subunit alpha, whose translation MFTDMVTARHYEERLQEEYLEGKQPAFDISAGQIPGELHLAAGQEPAAVGVCQHLREDDTVTAPHRPHHVAIAKGVDLDRMTAEIFGRQTGLCKGKGGHMHLFDPDVNFACSGIIAQGCPPAVGAALAAKKRGEDSVAVSYLGEGAISQGGFLESLNLASLHDLPVVFVVEDNDWAISMPKERVTNVSNGAKRAEGFEMPGERVDYNDAVAVYEAADGAIERARAGNGPTLLEVQVHRHMGHFMGDPETYRPDEEVPRLRRMDPIDRLADDLRDAGVSDDELEELRETAESRVEDAIAYAKEQPQPDPEEAYEDAFVNPPGASDAAAADAGGDD comes from the coding sequence ATGTTCACGGACATGGTGACCGCGCGCCACTACGAGGAGCGGTTACAGGAGGAGTATCTGGAGGGGAAACAGCCGGCGTTCGACATCTCGGCGGGCCAGATTCCCGGCGAACTCCACCTCGCCGCGGGGCAGGAACCGGCGGCTGTCGGCGTCTGCCAGCACCTCCGCGAGGACGACACGGTCACCGCGCCCCACCGTCCCCACCACGTCGCCATCGCCAAGGGCGTCGACCTTGACCGGATGACCGCGGAGATATTCGGCCGACAAACGGGCCTCTGCAAGGGGAAGGGCGGGCACATGCACCTGTTCGACCCGGACGTGAACTTCGCGTGCAGCGGCATCATCGCGCAGGGCTGTCCGCCCGCGGTCGGCGCCGCGCTGGCGGCGAAAAAGCGCGGCGAGGACAGCGTCGCCGTGTCGTATCTGGGCGAGGGCGCCATCAGCCAGGGCGGGTTCCTGGAGTCGCTCAACCTGGCGAGCCTCCACGACCTTCCGGTCGTGTTCGTCGTCGAGGACAACGACTGGGCGATCAGCATGCCGAAGGAGCGCGTGACGAACGTCTCCAACGGCGCAAAGCGTGCGGAGGGGTTCGAGATGCCCGGCGAGCGCGTCGACTACAACGACGCCGTCGCGGTGTACGAGGCGGCCGACGGGGCCATCGAGCGCGCCCGCGCCGGCAACGGCCCGACGCTGCTGGAGGTGCAGGTCCACCGCCACATGGGCCACTTCATGGGCGACCCCGAGACGTATCGCCCCGACGAGGAGGTGCCGCGGCTCCGGCGCATGGACCCCATCGACCGCCTCGCGGACGACCTCCGCGACGCGGGCGTGAGTGACGACGAGCTCGAGGAGCTGCGCGAGACGGCCGAGTCACGCGTCGAGGACGCCATCGCGTACGCGAAGGAACAGCCACAGCCCGACCCGGAGGAGGCGTACGAGGACGCGTTCGTGAACCCGCCCGGGGCGAGCGACGCCGCCGCGGCCGACGCCGGAGGTGACGACTGA
- a CDS encoding PGF-CTERM sorting domain-containing protein, whose product MRWDHSRSGGTAPAHDAVGTDGRDDSDDPDGVNRIDGRDRLGRRSFLRGTAGAGAAAVGVGTVGTARAQDGTGTADGEAERATTSAAFAEDAPRLGNSDYTGLFVHVAGVNQDASTRDVSTCPFVESDDAVVAYDVTVVDRASEETPQADTLLFAAVDDDSVAFGKLFIVTGQTDCGSDHVQAQLEEVGAATFDTADVDIGGPDVTETDSPGFGVAGALAGVLGTGELLRRRR is encoded by the coding sequence ATGCGCTGGGACCACTCACGGAGCGGCGGGACCGCTCCAGCACACGACGCGGTCGGGACGGACGGACGGGACGATTCCGACGACCCGGACGGCGTGAACCGGATCGACGGCCGGGACCGACTCGGCCGCCGGTCGTTCCTCCGGGGCACCGCCGGCGCGGGAGCGGCGGCGGTCGGGGTCGGCACGGTCGGGACCGCCCGCGCCCAGGACGGCACCGGGACGGCCGACGGGGAGGCCGAACGGGCCACGACCAGCGCCGCGTTCGCCGAGGACGCGCCGCGGCTCGGAAATTCGGACTACACGGGGCTGTTCGTCCACGTCGCGGGCGTGAACCAGGACGCCTCGACGCGGGACGTGAGCACCTGTCCGTTCGTCGAGTCCGACGACGCGGTGGTCGCCTACGACGTCACCGTCGTCGACCGCGCGTCCGAGGAAACCCCGCAGGCCGACACGCTGCTGTTCGCGGCGGTGGACGACGACAGCGTCGCGTTCGGCAAACTGTTCATCGTCACCGGCCAGACGGACTGTGGTTCGGACCACGTCCAGGCGCAACTGGAGGAGGTCGGCGCGGCGACCTTCGACACCGCCGACGTCGACATCGGCGGGCCGGACGTCACGGAGACCGACTCGCCGGGGTTCGGCGTGGCCGGGGCGCTCGCGGGGGTGCTCGGGACGGGAGAACTCCTGCGGCGTCGGCGCTGA
- a CDS encoding lipoyl domain-containing protein: MSESTVAVDSADVWPADAADVEEAVVATWFVREGAAVEVDDTLCEIQIEKVSVDVPAPASGELVEQTVPENGEFRRGDTLGRIRTE, translated from the coding sequence GTGAGCGAGTCGACCGTCGCGGTCGACTCGGCCGACGTCTGGCCCGCGGACGCCGCCGACGTCGAGGAGGCGGTCGTGGCGACGTGGTTCGTCCGGGAGGGGGCCGCGGTCGAGGTCGACGACACGCTGTGTGAGATCCAGATCGAGAAGGTGAGCGTCGACGTGCCCGCGCCCGCGTCGGGCGAACTCGTCGAGCAGACCGTCCCCGAGAACGGCGAGTTCCGTCGCGGCGACACCCTGGGGCGGATTCGGACCGAGTAG
- a CDS encoding MBL fold metallo-hydrolase — MDVQFLGGAGEVGRSAVLVDESLLLDYGTKTATPPQYPLGSAGGGRGVDPNAVVVSHGHLDHVGAVPALLSGEARPEIHWTPPTRELALTLARDTLKLHGNSPRCPFTGEDVRRIGEVSVEHGYGEPFEAAGYEVTFFEAGHIPGSAHVIVDDGDTRLLYTGDFHTDDQRLVSGTTARPDADVVICESTYSDVEHEDRTAIEERFAESVKTTLWEGGTVIVPAFAIGRTQELMLICEAYDVPCYVDGMGTEVTEMLRQYPEFVRNADALRRATSHARVVTGRDGQRERIVDQRAAIITTSGMLSGGPAMTYIPAIRANPTNKITLTGYQVEGTPGRSLLETGSAEIDGRVMPVSARVEQYDFSAHADRSGLLDFLESYRDAEVLVNHGDRCEAFAEELRADGYDASAPELGARVTV, encoded by the coding sequence ATGGACGTCCAGTTCCTCGGCGGCGCCGGCGAGGTCGGTCGCAGCGCCGTGCTCGTCGACGAGTCGCTCCTCCTCGATTACGGGACGAAGACGGCGACGCCGCCCCAGTACCCCCTCGGCTCGGCCGGGGGCGGTCGCGGGGTCGACCCCAACGCGGTCGTCGTCTCCCACGGCCACCTCGACCACGTCGGCGCGGTGCCGGCGCTGCTCTCGGGGGAGGCCCGCCCCGAGATCCACTGGACGCCGCCGACCCGCGAACTCGCGCTCACGCTCGCCCGCGACACGCTGAAGCTGCACGGCAACAGCCCGCGGTGCCCGTTCACCGGCGAGGACGTCCGCCGGATCGGCGAGGTGTCGGTCGAACACGGCTACGGCGAGCCGTTCGAGGCCGCCGGCTACGAGGTGACGTTCTTCGAGGCGGGCCACATCCCCGGGAGCGCGCACGTTATCGTTGACGACGGGGACACCCGACTGCTCTACACGGGCGATTTTCACACCGACGATCAGAGACTGGTGTCGGGCACGACAGCCCGCCCCGACGCGGACGTCGTCATCTGTGAGAGCACGTACTCGGACGTCGAACACGAGGACCGCACGGCCATCGAGGAACGCTTCGCCGAGAGCGTGAAGACGACGCTCTGGGAGGGCGGCACCGTGATCGTCCCCGCGTTCGCCATCGGACGGACGCAGGAACTGATGCTCATCTGTGAGGCCTACGACGTGCCCTGTTACGTCGACGGGATGGGCACTGAGGTGACCGAGATGCTGCGGCAGTACCCCGAATTCGTCCGCAACGCCGATGCACTTCGTCGTGCGACGTCACACGCCCGGGTCGTCACCGGCCGCGACGGCCAGCGGGAGCGCATCGTCGACCAGCGGGCGGCGATCATCACCACCAGCGGGATGCTGTCTGGCGGCCCCGCCATGACGTACATCCCGGCGATTCGCGCGAACCCGACGAACAAGATCACGCTGACCGGCTACCAGGTCGAGGGCACCCCCGGGCGGAGCCTGCTGGAGACCGGGAGCGCGGAGATCGACGGGCGCGTGATGCCGGTCAGCGCTCGCGTGGAGCAGTACGACTTTTCGGCACACGCCGACCGAAGCGGGCTCTTAGACTTCCTGGAGTCGTACCGCGACGCCGAGGTGCTGGTGAACCACGGCGACCGCTGTGAGGCGTTCGCCGAGGAGTTACGCGCGGACGGCTACGACGCGAGCGCGCCGGAACTCGGCGCGCGGGTGACGGTCTGA
- a CDS encoding alpha-ketoacid dehydrogenase subunit beta: MSRAMVEAIRTEMAADEEVFVMGEDVADYGGIFDSTQGLLEEFGHDRVMDVPISETGFIGAGVGAAQAGMRPIVELMFADFFGVAMDQIYNGMAKNTYMSGGAVNVPMVLMTAVGGGYNDAAQHSQTLYGTFTHLPGMKVVVPSTAYDAKGLMHGAIRDDDPVVYMFHKRLMGLAWMPAPPGPKTAVPEEEYTIPFGEADVKREGGDVTVVTLGLHVHRALDAAEDLAEDGIDAEVIDLRTLVPLDEETMLDSVEKTGRLVVVDEDYRSFGLTGEIVARAAESNLDALEAVERVAMPDVPIPYARPLEEEVNPDGEDVAAAVRSALE; the protein is encoded by the coding sequence ATGAGCCGCGCGATGGTCGAGGCCATCCGGACCGAGATGGCGGCCGACGAGGAGGTGTTCGTCATGGGCGAGGACGTCGCCGACTACGGCGGCATCTTCGACAGCACGCAGGGGCTGCTCGAGGAGTTCGGACACGACCGGGTCATGGACGTCCCCATCAGCGAGACGGGCTTCATCGGCGCCGGCGTCGGGGCCGCACAGGCCGGCATGCGGCCGATCGTCGAGCTGATGTTCGCGGACTTCTTCGGCGTCGCGATGGACCAGATCTACAACGGGATGGCCAAGAACACGTACATGTCGGGCGGGGCGGTGAACGTCCCGATGGTGCTCATGACCGCCGTCGGCGGCGGCTACAACGACGCCGCCCAGCACTCCCAGACGCTGTACGGCACGTTCACGCACCTCCCCGGCATGAAGGTGGTCGTCCCGAGCACGGCCTACGACGCGAAGGGGCTGATGCACGGGGCCATCCGTGACGACGACCCGGTCGTCTACATGTTCCACAAGCGGCTGATGGGCCTCGCCTGGATGCCCGCGCCGCCGGGACCGAAGACGGCCGTCCCGGAGGAGGAGTACACCATCCCGTTCGGCGAGGCGGACGTGAAGCGCGAGGGCGGGGACGTGACCGTGGTCACGCTCGGCCTCCACGTCCACCGGGCGCTCGACGCCGCCGAGGACCTCGCCGAGGACGGCATCGACGCCGAGGTGATCGACCTCCGGACGCTCGTCCCGCTCGACGAGGAGACGATGCTGGACTCGGTCGAGAAGACCGGCCGGCTGGTCGTCGTCGACGAGGACTACCGGTCGTTCGGCCTCACGGGCGAGATCGTCGCCCGCGCCGCGGAGTCGAACCTCGACGCCCTGGAGGCGGTCGAGCGGGTGGCGATGCCGGACGTCCCCATCCCGTACGCCAGGCCGCTGGAGGAGGAGGTGAACCCGGACGGCGAGGACGTCGCCGCCGCCGTGCGCTCCGCGCTCGAATGA